The DNA segment GCGGGAGGTTCTCGTCGAGCTTGACCTTCACCGCGATGCGACGGCGGGGTACTCGTCGCGTGCGAGTTCTGCACCATGCGCAGCGGCTGCTCGGATCCCCTCGACGGTGAGCGTCGGGTAGTCGTCGATGATCTCGGGCTCCGTCATGCCTGCTGCCAG comes from the Actinomycetota bacterium genome and includes:
- a CDS encoding DUF433 domain-containing protein; this encodes MTGEQRDLIVRDPLVCHGQAVIKGTRIMVSVVLDCLAAGMTEPEIIDDYPTLTVEGIRAAAAHGAELARDEYPAVASR